Genomic window (Kwoniella dendrophila CBS 6074 chromosome 1, complete sequence):
AGAGGAGGTTTTCATGCAGAAATGTAGACGGTAGCGAGAAGAAAAGGCAAAGGACGAAGAAGGACACATGAATCAGAAGCTTTAAGAGGTGGATGAATTGTAGAAAGGATTGTTTAGCTGACTTGTTGTATTTTTTTCTCACAGAACAACATTGTTAACGCCGAAAGACGAGGAAAGAGACAAGTTCTCATCAGACCTTCCTCAAAGGTTGTTATCAAAGTTCTTTCCGTCATGCAAAAACACGGTAAGTCTCCTTTTCTGCATCTCATTTCGTACCATCAAATCCTACATCCAATTCGAAGAACCCGGAGTATAACTGCCTTCACACGCTATTCCTACCGAGGCGAGGCTTTAAGTCTCCGGAATAATAAACATCtcattcttcatctttcttgaCTGTTCGTTCGATTCGAGGCCGCATGGCCAGTCTCAACAAACATTTAGTCTCATTTTGGAGAAGAGGGACATTTCAACGCATTTAGAACGCATTATAACCAAGTTTCATGTACTGATTCACTTATTGTGTTTTTAGGTTACATTGGTGAATTCGAAATCATTGATGACCACCGAGGCGGTAAAGTTGTTATTCAACTTAACGGTAGATTAAACAAATGTGGTGTTATCTCACCAAGATTCAACATTGCCGTTGATGCCAGTAAGTTTTCACATATATAAGATCAAAACTCTCGAAGGTCTATTTATTAATATACTCTCACACTTTAGTCGAACAATGGGTTGCCCTCCTTTTACCAGCTAGATCTTTCGGTAAAATCATCCTCACCACCTCTGCCGGTATCATGGATCACCAAGAAGCTAGAAACAAGCACGTTGGTGGTAAAATCCTTGCTTTCGTCTACTAAGggatatatatcattatgCCTATGCATTGAGATTTTAGGGTATTTGATTAATGTGCACAGGCAGACATATTTCTGAGTTCTCCATCCGTTGAAGCCGGAACTTCAGTTCATTGCACTCTTTAGCGTCGTACAATTTATATCTGGTATggcatatcatcatttgattatATCCTATACACTACATCCTTTGTTTGAATTCACATACGTGATAAAGCTGTATCCTAAGTCCATCCCCCGATCTACTCGGATAGTGTCACTTTGCTAAGCGATCTCAGTACATCATATCATGCCATTTGTAGCCTTCTTTGCGAAAccttttccttccttctGACAAATCAGTCGAATGTGATTTCTACAATATTTATTAGTTTGCTTTTTATCGTTGTTTCAAACGAGACCTGCTGACTAATGCGGAATCTAGAAAATGGAGGATTACTTACGAATCACCAAACCAAatttcaatcatcaatcatcttctccaaATGGTAGTAGTGCTGAcatatctctttcatctacAAAATCCAATTCAAATATCACATCTGACCAGATCCCCAAGACGACCGGAAATCTAGTTCATAAGGCCTCAAAATTGAGTTTAAGAGCCTGGAATGTTGGTTCAGATATAGCATCAACAGCGTTAACTAAAATCTCAAACTCCAACCCAATGCAATCAGCAACGAATATACTCAATGAGACATTATCTGCATTGTCTTTCGATGAGCCAGAGAGCAATGACAGTACCAAAACATTATCCTTGGATTCTGACAATAAAGTGAATGATGGGGTTGACGATTCAACttatgttgatcaagatggGTTCGAAATAGCAGAAACTCAAGGGTGTAGTTATCAAGGTTCAATTGATCACGATCAGAATAAAAAATAATATTGATGGAAAAATAACTATGCATTCTAATAACTATGCATTCTATATaacaaagctgatttgatatgttttgatatcatttgatgTGACGGTCGGATTACGTTTACGTGTGCgttgagaagaagaaaaagaagaagaagtgggGAGGGAATTGAAGCTTTTATGACgtagataaattgatttcctccaattcttcttctaaaggtttatcaactCTTCTAAAACCACTCCCACTTGAAGAATGCTGtcttgattctgataatgtAGGTGTTGTTGTACTGAAAGTACTGACGAGGGGACTCGATAATCTCTCTTCTCGATCTTGATAATGTTGAGTTTCAGAATTGGTTCTTGACATTGTTAATGCagttggtgaatttgatatttcacTGTTGGTGAAATTATGTGGACTTGGTGATCTAGTTTGACCTCTTTCTAATAGTTCATCTTGTGAAGTCATTGAAACTACACttgattctctttcttttctattttgtCTTATCCCTCCACCACTTCCAGTAGAATTTCTTATAACGGGTCTATCacgatcatcttcattaacaAACGTTCTTATTGACAATTCAGAATTATTTGCTGCTCTAGGTGGCGGACGAATCGATTGTGTAGCAGCAATTACTGAAGGTGGTACACTGATTAGATCAGAAGGCTCTCTTGACATTGCTTTTGGTGTTTTTTCCGAAGAATTCGATTCATTATTATGTACCGATTCATCAAAACTTGACTCTCTTGATAACGGTGAAGGTGTTCTCGAGGGTGCAATCAATACTGGTGATCTGCGATGTTCTAATCCTGCTAAGgctaatttttcttcttctcgttgTCTATCGATATCGACATCTGACATTCTTGGGGAACCAAATTTCTCAGCTCTACCACCCTCCAAATCTATATCAACCATTTCGGCTTCAGCATCGAGGTTAGGTGACGTTCTTGAAGCTCTACGTGAAGCATTACCAGCTGATACATCTAAATTCATTACCCATCCTCCTCTTAATCCTGATTTCTCAGCTTGAGCAATAGCTGCCATAGCTTGAACATCGGCTCGAGTAGGTAAATCGATAGGTGATGGTACAGGTAACGGTTCTTTACGACGAGAACGTGGAGGTGATCTTGAAGGAGGAGATAGGTATCCAGATGCAGACGTAGGTGCAGCTTGCAGTGGATGATCTGTGGTTGGTGCGATAGGAGTTATAACTCTGACGGGCGATGGAGCTGGATGTCGGATTTTTGGGATAGGAGGTTGTTCAGGAGATGCAGGTGGAAGGAGAACATCGGAATCATGTGGGACAGGTGTACCGGGCCCAGGAGGTATCGATGGTGATCCAAGTACTAGATAGCCAGTTAGCTAGAAGACTTGGGTCGCCGGGGTAGTAGCTGACTTACCTGGAATTTCCACCTGGGCTGCACTTTCACCAACTCTCATtccaatacctaaaccttctacagctttacctttacccttAACTGGTTTATCTGTATTATAACCAGCCAAAactctagcttcttctagACCCTTTTCGATATCTTCTacatctaaacctaaacctaaactaTCCCATTTTCTTACAGATTTATCCCACCAAGCTTCAAGTACATTCCAACCTCTATATTCACCCGCTAATCTTAAACCTCTacctgattcaccaaaaGAACCACCACCATTGTAACTACCATAaccaatatcttcttcttcgtctgaTGTGTTTCCATTACTAGCAGACCTTTCAATTTCCCACCCTTCACCagattctaaatcttcaacGAAAGATGACAACCATTTACcccaaccaccttcaccatcacctctCCATAAAACACACTTTCTATCAAAATCTCTACCAAATACGATAACTTGTCCCCATGATCCAGATGTTCCAGGATCTAAATCTACACCAACATAATTTCCTGTTCTATCAGACAGTAAAGGCATCCATCCTCTACATGCATATAATTTTTTAATCCAGTTAGGTGGTACACTTGCCATTGTAGCTAAAACTGCCGCGTTGTTACCTGCCATTGGATCATGTTCAGCTTGTCTCCAAAATGCCCATTCTCTCATTATCtcttctaaaggtaaaaaatgtAAACCTAAGAATAATCCACCTGATCCAGAAATGTTTGCACAGGCTTCAAGATCTTGTCCATCAACTGCTAATAATGACTCTCTGACTGCTCGAGGTAAACTACAtcctaattcagcttcaaaagcaGCGAGTAAATGTGGGTTGGCTGGTCCATTAAGCGTTTCTAGTAATTCTGGGAAAGAATCCACAAGAGCATTTCGTAATCGATGGAAGGTATGAGTTGGAGGAGGGAAATAATTGGGAGATCCCGAACTGTTCGTTCAAAGATTAGCTATTGAAGCCAATTGCCTTTTGTTATTCTTGAAGAAACTTACAAGGCATCATTTTTTGGCGGTGGGTAGATACTACCTCTCCGACTTGGTCcaggtgaagatgctgcACTGTCTGTGGGCTGATGGATTTGTCAGATTAAGATGCGTACTTTCATTATTTAAACTGTACCCACTAGACCACCATTTCCATAACTGGGTTCATTACCATACCTCATTCCACCTTGAGCGGTAGGTAAACTAAACGCGTCCATTGTAGAATTCATTACTGATCGTCTATTTGAGCCTCTACTTGATGAAGCATTTGTTGCTGAATTACCACCAAAGAAGTTCGATATAGATTGTAAGAATGGCATGGTTGAAATGCTGTTTAGAAGGAGTAGGGGGAAGGAAAAGGCTGTGGGTTCCAACCTTCATAGCTCAGTAACTTTTTCAGAGGTTATATTGGATGTCACGAAGGTCAATGCTTACTCACggatgatttgttgatgtgaaACTCCTGTATGATACACTACCGACTATACTATAGTGCCAGATAGGAACTAGTTCACTTTACCAAAATGGTCTAAGGACAGCTTTGCTGCGACGTTCACCACCAGCCTTGGTCGAGTTTCGAgatgatactgattgatGAGATAAACTTTTTATATTGATGAGGACATGATATACAGCGTTGATGTTGATAAGTCGGGCGTCTATTGCGGAATGGGAAGTGATAAGGAGCATAGGAGGATTGAATATAAAAGTGTCAAGCATATGAAATGACACGCTGTACGCTGTAACAAAAGTGAAGCAACGAAAAGACGGGACGCGCTCAAACCTCTGTGCAACCCAATTCACTAGCGTCATCTCTTATTACGTAaatattcatcattcatc
Coding sequences:
- a CDS encoding 40S ribosomal protein S22-A: MVRASVLNDALNNIVNAERRGKRQVLIRPSSKVVIKVLSVMQKHGYIGEFEIIDDHRGGKVVIQLNGRLNKCGVISPRFNIAVDAIEQWVALLLPARSFGKIILTTSAGIMDHQEARNKHVGGKILAFVY